The following are from one region of the Halarcobacter sp. genome:
- the lepB gene encoding signal peptidase I produces the protein MLGKIYRWSSSWTGTVVIVLTIIFFIAQAFVIPSGSMKNSLLIGDMLFVKKFSYGIPVPRIPWLEVKVLPDFNDNGHLIEGDKPQRGDIVVFRYPGNDSIHYVKRCVATGGDIIALKDKHLLLHPSEGNEYVKENYKDYQIVELNDKLFVVDPYRKDHPGIHNDPAVTRDGLQPYQLFDMLPIQIPEGEFFMMGDNRDHSNDSRFWGTVKYKYIVGKPWFIYFSWDENKEIRWDRVFRTPSSIEKDMEGKQLEINHKEGIY, from the coding sequence ATGCTAGGAAAAATTTATAGATGGTCTAGTTCTTGGACTGGAACCGTTGTAATTGTACTTACAATTATATTTTTTATTGCACAAGCATTTGTTATTCCTAGTGGAAGTATGAAAAACTCACTTCTAATTGGAGATATGCTTTTTGTAAAAAAATTCTCTTATGGGATACCTGTTCCTAGAATTCCTTGGCTTGAAGTAAAAGTACTACCTGATTTTAATGATAATGGGCACCTAATAGAGGGAGATAAACCTCAAAGAGGTGACATCGTAGTATTTAGATATCCAGGTAATGATTCAATCCATTATGTAAAAAGATGTGTTGCAACAGGTGGAGATATAATCGCTTTAAAAGATAAACATCTTTTACTTCACCCAAGTGAAGGTAATGAATATGTAAAAGAGAATTATAAAGATTATCAAATTGTAGAATTAAATGACAAACTGTTTGTTGTAGATCCATATAGAAAAGACCATCCAGGAATTCATAACGACCCAGCAGTTACAAGAGATGGTTTACAACCTTATCAATTATTTGATATGTTACCAATACAAATCCCTGAAGGTGAATTCTTTATGATGGGTGATAATAGAGACCATTCAAATGATTCAAGATTTTGGGGAACAGTTAAATATAAATATATAGTAGGAAAGCCTTGGTTTATATATTTCTCTTGGGATGAAAATAAAGAGATTAGATGGGACAGAGTTTTTAGAACACCATCTTCAATAGAGAAAGATATGGAAGGTAAACAATTAGAAATAAATCATAAAGAGGGAATATATTAA